A genomic segment from Nicotiana tabacum cultivar K326 chromosome 9, ASM71507v2, whole genome shotgun sequence encodes:
- the LOC142163966 gene encoding uncharacterized protein LOC142163966 has translation MPKPRTFCISDEEYEKISSCETAKEIWNKLEVTYEGTNKVKETRINLLVRDYELFQMKDGESVEEMFSRFSKIIGDLKSFGRPIESGEHIRKILRSLPTISQPKIIALECRDLDKMSYDELRGDLITFEKTHLDRQI, from the coding sequence ATGCCAAAGCCAAGAACCTTCTGTATAAGTGATGAAGAATACGAAAAGATCTCAAGTTGTGAAACTGCGAAGGAAATTTGGAACAAGCTAGAAGTTACCTATGAAGGAACAAACAAAGTCAAAGAAACGAGAATAAATTTGTTGGTTCGTGACTATGAactatttcaaatgaaagatggAGAATCAGTGGAAGAAATGTTCTCTCGATTCAGCAAAATTATTGGAGACCTGAAATCTTTTGGTAGACCAATCGAAAGTGGAGAACATATTAGGAAAATACTGAGGAGCCTACCTACTATTTCGCAACCCAAAATCATTGCATTGGAATGTCGGGATCTCGACAAGATGTCATATGATGAACTCAGAGGTGATCTAATTACCTTTGAGAAAACTCATCTGGACAGACAAATAtag